A part of Populus alba chromosome 8, ASM523922v2, whole genome shotgun sequence genomic DNA contains:
- the LOC118052235 gene encoding histone H4 produces the protein MSGRGKGGKGLGKGGAKRHRKVLRDNIQGITKPAIRRLARRGGVKRISGLIYEETRGVLKIFLENVIRDAVTYTEHARRKTVTAMDVVYALKRQGRTLYGFGG, from the coding sequence ATGTCTGGACGTGGAAAGGGAGGCAAGGGTCTGGGAAAGGGAGGAGCCAAGCGTCACCGTAAGGTTCTCCGTGATAACATTCAAGGTATCACAAAGCCTGCAATCCGCCGTCTTGCTCGTAGGGGTGGGGTCAAGCGTATCAGTGGTTTGATCTATGAAGAGACTCGTGGTGTACTCAAGATCTTCCTTGAAAATGTTATAAGAGATGCTGTGACCTACACCGAGCATGCTCGCCGCAAGACTGTCACTGCCATGGATGTGGTGTACGCACTCAAGAGGCAGGGAAGAACTCTATACGGGTTCGGTGGTTAG
- the LOC118052205 gene encoding uncharacterized protein isoform X2: protein MPVSGNEETGVKPLAQQSSLNIAGVPIKKRRFIWPPSPPREEQSVPLLGNDSAQKEPGSTSKESTPSNSSVAASSDLSDPVKNSVAEENKNRLDSIVQVNAENCSGVKVEAQNLATHSDSLAKFGKQEKPVVEEKSANTLLISAKTELNLESNKGPGLNVGKEICSQKILEGKCKSEMPIASVASQFCLGLKEHNVSSLECYSNDGSQNNENVGAVSLNLSLSEGETGVLHKMDNILATDSTDVFANRSNWDLNTTMDTWDGSSSDEHAAQETADGWNRVGVKCDSTTGIVGTGMSNGKQLLDSSECKSSFPQTFSDCAKYTSEDSLHLRLSPSFPCFNLSQEHSSSSANKESCIIPNISLPGSLLSAGNATVANCRSIKSEPFDGSPKHDFRGAKVNPFDFFVKRELVEKGSLETSKSSAFGSLKLVGHGFIKPEPFHDGNSETPRMVGGPSIQPDKQVLQSQDTVEQSPCSASKIVLQVQDTTGQPSCSTDNQVREGQDILAKPTCSTDLSISGNASDQLEYTTCVEGALLRNAMPKEAPESAGQVSSEMVSMPVGHSGEELDASVKIDTAITEDRSGDAPEQCELKISEEVPAGSHGNGEVSVTDEEKINLSGDMIEEDSYGSGYESDGNTMSMDIDEERQEHNYEDGEVQDPHLQAAEESQKCEEKDVSHGNSEHEKANSGLAGDDHYISSLVEENDSKIELSENNEVTVKECITRTIEDADNASVKESPTVDMPTCGAEQERETTTIQRKSLDLSGKKDCPVGQGTELSSGQDITAGQGVLVSVEPGSDKNIKTNNMEKNELPELEASLNGGDMAKDVSSSRSRIINLPRASNSSSPGKTRSISGRPFSSYQERLPDVPLEGGKLHHQGRDEIYIDGPRRFSRDRHQEHFPRNSRMNFVRGRGRISSRIDTLRGDRDSERTARGGRKLLDDETPVFRNIPSRRRSPGGRDVPAARGIQMVHRVPRNIGEEGSEVIGARHADNMRGFPDDGTEQAFRRPQPSYEGLDGHFVQGTRNYSSVQRRALPQFRSKSPIRSRSPGPWSSARRRSPDGFGGTSELSNRRSPIYSMGRIRSPDHPGFPREMVVRRHGSPPFLSRPPDTRETDPGHSRSIISNRGQTGRVFLRNSRRFGITDPRERTDSDEFFGGPIHSGRFHDLGGDGNVEDRRRFSERRGPVRSFKTPFNGAGSENFHLNPEDGPRPFRFFPEDNPEFHERTNLREREFDGRIRNRPGNAPRRPRGIEEQEGNYRHDRQVLYDGFDDNSRMKRKRF, encoded by the exons ATGCCGGTGTCAGGAAATGAAGAg ACTGGGGTTAAACCCCTTGCCCAGCAGTCTAGTCTTAACATTGCAGGTGTTCCTATCAAGAAAAGGAGGTTCATCTGGCCTCCTTCGCCTCCACGAGAAGAACAATCTGTGCCACTGTTGGGAAATGATTCTGCACAGAAAGAACCTGGCAGCACATCTAAGGAGTCAACTCCTTCCAATTCTAGTGTTGCAGCGAGTTCTGATTTATCTGATCCAGTCAAGAATTCTGTAGCTGAAGAAAATAAGAACAGGTTGGACAGCATTGTGCAAGTGAATGCTGAGAACTGCTCAGGAGTTAAAGTTGAAGCACAGAACCTTGCAACCCATTCTGATTCCTTGGCTAAGTTTGGCAAACAAGAGAAGCCCGTGGTGGAAGAAAAGTCTGCCAACACGTTGTTGATTTCAGCGAAAACTGAGTTAAATTTAGAATCCAATAAAGGTCCCGGACTCAATGTTGGTAAAGAGATATGCAgccaaaaaatattggaaggaAAGTGTAAATCAGAGATGCCTATAGCTTCAGTAGCTTCTCAGTTTTGTTTAGGTTTAAAGGAACACAATGTTTCGTCTTTGGAATGTTATAGCAATGATGGTagtcaaaataatgaaaatgtaGGAGCTGTTTCATTGAATTTGTCTTTAAGCGAGGGTGAGACTGGTGTTTTGCACAAAATGGACAATATTCTTGCAACCGACAGCACTGATGTTTTTGCTAACAGATCGAACTGGGATTTGAATACTACTATGGATACATGGGATGGTTCTTCTAGTGATGAACATGCTGCTCAAGAAACTGCTGATGGGTGGAACAGAGTTGGTGTCAAATGTGATAGTACTACTGGAATAGTTGGAACTGGTATGTCTAATGGAAAGCAACTCCTTGATAGCAGTGAGTGCAAATCTAGTTTCCCCCAAACATTTTCTGATTGTGCCAAGTATACATCTGAGGATTCTCTTCATCTTCGTCTCAGTCCGTCCTTTCCTTGTTTTAACTTAAGCCAGGAGCATTCCAGTTCTTCTGCTAATAAAGAAAGCTGCATTATTCCTAACATTAGCTTGCCAGGAAGCTTGTTGTCAGCAGGCAATGCAACCGTGGCTAACTGTAGGAGCATAAAATCAGAACCATTTGATGGGAGCCCCAAACATGATTTTAGAGGAGCCAAAGTCaatccatttgatttttttgttaaacgcGAGTTAGTTGAGAAGGGTAGTCTAGAAACCTCAAAGTCTTCAGCTTTTGGTTCTTTGAAATTAGTTGGTCATGGATTCATAAAACCAGAACCATTTCATGATGGCAATTCAGAAACACCCAGGATGGTAGGGGGGCCGTCAATCCAACCTGATAAACAGGTGCTACAAAGTCAGGATACCGTAGAGCAATCTCCTTGTTCAGCAAGTAAAATAGTGCTGCAAGTTCAGGATACTACAGGTCAACCTTCATGTTCAACAGATAACCAGGTGAGGGAAGGTCAAGATATCTTAGCAAAACCTACTTGTTCAACAGATTTGTCTATAAGTGGCAATGCATCAGACCAATTAGAGTATACCACATGTGTTGAAGGTGCCCTTCTTAGGAACGCGATGCCAAAGGAAGCACCTGAAAGTGCTGGGCAGGTTTCTTCAGAAATGGTTTCTATGCCTGTAGGTCACAGTGGTGAGGAATTAGATGCTTCTGTTAAGATAGATACTGCAATTACTGAGGACAGAAGTGGTGATGCCCCGGAGCAGTGTGAACTGAAAATTTCAGAGGAAGTTCCTGCAGGTTCACATGGAAATGGTGAGGTTTCTGTAACTGACGAGGAAAAGATTAACTTGTCCGGTGATATGATAGAAGAAGATTCTTATGGCTCTGGTTATGAGTCTGATGGTAACACTATGTCTATGGATATAGATGAAGAGCGGCAAGAACACAATTATGAAGATGGTGAGGTCCAAGACCCGCATCTGCAAGCTGCAGAAGAGAGTCAGAAATGTGAGGAAAAAGATGTTAGTCATGGTAATTCTGAACATGAAAAGGCAAACTCTGGACTTGCTGGTGATGATCATTATATTTCATCCCTTGTTGAGGAAAATGATTCTAAAATAGAACTTTCTGAAAACAATGAAGTTACTGTGAAAGAATGCATCACCAGAACCATTGAAGATGCTGATAATGCTTCTGTGAAAGAATCACCGACAGTTGATATGCCAACTTGTGGGGCAGAGCAAGAGAGGGAAACCACAACCAttcaaagaaaatcacttgACTTATCTGGAAAGAAAGATTGTCCGGTGGGCCAGGGGACAGAACTGTCATCTGGACAAGACATTACTGCAGGTCAAGGGGTTTTAGTTTCTGTTGAGCCAGGTTCAGACAAgaacattaaaacaaataacatggAAAAGAATGAGTTGCCTGAGTTAGAGGCATCTTTAAATGGTGGTGATATGGCTAAGGATGTCAGCAGCAGCCGGAGTAGGATTATAAACTTGCCTAGAGCTTCTAATTCATCATCTCCTGGCAAGACAAGATCTATATCAGGCAGGCCTTTTTCATCATATCAAGAAAGATTACCTGACGTGCCGCTTGAGGGTGGAAAACTACATCACCAAGGGAG GGATGAAATTTATATTGATGGTCCACGCAGATTCTCAAGAGATAGACACCAAGAGCATTTTCCCAGAAACTCTAGAATGAATTTTGTTCGTGGTAGAGGGAGGATTTCCAGCCGGATTGATACTCTTCGTGGTGACAGGGATTCTGAAC GTACTGCACGGGGAGGGAGGAAGCTACTGGATGATGAGACGCCAGTTTTCCGCAATATACCCTCAAGGAGGCGGTCTCCTGGAGGGAGAGATGTGCCTGCTGCACGGGGCATTCAAATGGTGCATAGAGTTCCTCGAAACATTGGCGAAGAGGGTTCTGAAGTTATTGGAGCAAGGCATGCTGATAATATGAGGGGATTCCCTGATGATGGTACAGAGCAGGCATTTAGGCGACCCCAACCTTCATACGAAGGGTTAGATGGTCATTTTGTCCAAGGGACTAGGAACTATTCATCTGTTCAGAGAAGGGCTCTTCCCCAATTTCGTTCAAAATCTCCAATTAGATCTCGTTCTCCTGGTCCATGGTCATCTGCCAGAAGAAGATCTCCGGATGGGTTTGGGGGAACTTCAGAATTGTCTAATCGAAGATCACCAATTTACAGTATGGGGAGGATCAGATCACCTGACCATCCTGGTTTTCCCAGGGAAATGGTTGTTAGGAGGCATGGTTCTCCACCATTCTTATCTCGACCGCCTGATACCAGGGAAACAGATCCTGGTCATTCAAGGTCTATTATCTCTAATAGGGGCCAAACAGGAAGGGTTTTTCTCAGAAACAGTAGGAGGTTTGGTATTACAGATCCTCGAGAAAGGACGGACAGTGATGAGTTCTTTGGAGGGCCCATACACTCTGGTCGATTTCATGACCTTGGTGGTGATGGGAATGTGGAAGATAGAAGAAGGTTTAGCGAGAGGCGGGGACCTGTCCGTTCATTTAAGACTCCTTTTAATGGTGCTGGTAGTGAAAATTTTCATCTTAATCCAGAGGATGGCCCCCGACCTTTTAGGTTCTTTCCGGAAGATAATCCAGAGTTTCATGAAAGAACTAATTTGAGAGAAAGGGAGTTTGATGGACGGATTAGGAATCGTCCTGGAAATGCACCCAGAAGACCCCGAGGCATTGAAGAGCAGGAAGGAAATTACAGGCATGATAGGCAGGTATTGTATGATGGGTTTGATGATAATTCAcgaatgaaaaggaaaaggttttAA
- the LOC118052205 gene encoding uncharacterized protein isoform X1, with protein MPVSGNEETGVKPLAQQSSLNIAGVPIKKRRFIWPPSPPREEQSVPLLGNDSAQKEPGSTSKESTPSNSSVAASSDLSDPVKNSVAEENKNRLDSIVQVNAENCSGVKVEAQNLATHSDSLAKFGKQEKPVVEEKSANTLLISAKTELNLESNKGPGLNVGKEICSQKILEGKCKSEMPIASVASQFCLGLKEHNVSSLECYSNDGSQNNENVGAVSLNLSLSEGETGVLHKMDNILATDSTDVFANRSNWDLNTTMDTWDGSSSDEHAAQETADGWNRVGVKCDSTTGIVGTGMSNGKQLLDSSECKSSFPQTFSDCAKYTSEDSLHLRLSPSFPCFNLSQEHSSSSANKESCIIPNISLPGSLLSAGNATVANCRSIKSEPFDGSPKHDFRGAKVNPFDFFVKRELVEKGSLETSKSSAFGSLKLVGHGFIKPEPFHDGNSETPRMVGGPSIQPDKQVLQSQDTVEQSPCSASKIVLQVQDTTGQPSCSTDNQVREGQDILAKPTCSTDLSISGNASDQLEYTTCVEGALLRNAMPKEAPESAGQVSSEMVSMPVGHSGEELDASVKIDTAITEDRSGDAPEQCELKISEEVPAGSHGNGEVSVTDEEKINLSGDMIEEDSYGSGYESDGNTMSMDIDEERQEHNYEDGEVQDPHLQAAEESQKCEEKDVSHGNSEHEKANSGLAGDDHYISSLVEENDSKIELSENNEVTVKECITRTIEDADNASVKESPTVDMPTCGAEQERETTTIQRKSLDLSGKKDCPVGQGTELSSGQDITAGQGVLVSVEPGSDKNIKTNNMEKNELPELEASLNGGDMAKDVSSSRSRIINLPRASNSSSPGKTRSISGRPFSSYQERLPDVPLEGGKLHHQGRDEIYIDGPRRFSRDRHQEHFPRNSRMNFVRGRGRISSRIDTLRGDRDSERNYASELYNGSSDFAVRRYKYASAVAEADSESINYNIAPDGSFVGTARGGRKLLDDETPVFRNIPSRRRSPGGRDVPAARGIQMVHRVPRNIGEEGSEVIGARHADNMRGFPDDGTEQAFRRPQPSYEGLDGHFVQGTRNYSSVQRRALPQFRSKSPIRSRSPGPWSSARRRSPDGFGGTSELSNRRSPIYSMGRIRSPDHPGFPREMVVRRHGSPPFLSRPPDTRETDPGHSRSIISNRGQTGRVFLRNSRRFGITDPRERTDSDEFFGGPIHSGRFHDLGGDGNVEDRRRFSERRGPVRSFKTPFNGAGSENFHLNPEDGPRPFRFFPEDNPEFHERTNLREREFDGRIRNRPGNAPRRPRGIEEQEGNYRHDRQVLYDGFDDNSRMKRKRF; from the exons ATGCCGGTGTCAGGAAATGAAGAg ACTGGGGTTAAACCCCTTGCCCAGCAGTCTAGTCTTAACATTGCAGGTGTTCCTATCAAGAAAAGGAGGTTCATCTGGCCTCCTTCGCCTCCACGAGAAGAACAATCTGTGCCACTGTTGGGAAATGATTCTGCACAGAAAGAACCTGGCAGCACATCTAAGGAGTCAACTCCTTCCAATTCTAGTGTTGCAGCGAGTTCTGATTTATCTGATCCAGTCAAGAATTCTGTAGCTGAAGAAAATAAGAACAGGTTGGACAGCATTGTGCAAGTGAATGCTGAGAACTGCTCAGGAGTTAAAGTTGAAGCACAGAACCTTGCAACCCATTCTGATTCCTTGGCTAAGTTTGGCAAACAAGAGAAGCCCGTGGTGGAAGAAAAGTCTGCCAACACGTTGTTGATTTCAGCGAAAACTGAGTTAAATTTAGAATCCAATAAAGGTCCCGGACTCAATGTTGGTAAAGAGATATGCAgccaaaaaatattggaaggaAAGTGTAAATCAGAGATGCCTATAGCTTCAGTAGCTTCTCAGTTTTGTTTAGGTTTAAAGGAACACAATGTTTCGTCTTTGGAATGTTATAGCAATGATGGTagtcaaaataatgaaaatgtaGGAGCTGTTTCATTGAATTTGTCTTTAAGCGAGGGTGAGACTGGTGTTTTGCACAAAATGGACAATATTCTTGCAACCGACAGCACTGATGTTTTTGCTAACAGATCGAACTGGGATTTGAATACTACTATGGATACATGGGATGGTTCTTCTAGTGATGAACATGCTGCTCAAGAAACTGCTGATGGGTGGAACAGAGTTGGTGTCAAATGTGATAGTACTACTGGAATAGTTGGAACTGGTATGTCTAATGGAAAGCAACTCCTTGATAGCAGTGAGTGCAAATCTAGTTTCCCCCAAACATTTTCTGATTGTGCCAAGTATACATCTGAGGATTCTCTTCATCTTCGTCTCAGTCCGTCCTTTCCTTGTTTTAACTTAAGCCAGGAGCATTCCAGTTCTTCTGCTAATAAAGAAAGCTGCATTATTCCTAACATTAGCTTGCCAGGAAGCTTGTTGTCAGCAGGCAATGCAACCGTGGCTAACTGTAGGAGCATAAAATCAGAACCATTTGATGGGAGCCCCAAACATGATTTTAGAGGAGCCAAAGTCaatccatttgatttttttgttaaacgcGAGTTAGTTGAGAAGGGTAGTCTAGAAACCTCAAAGTCTTCAGCTTTTGGTTCTTTGAAATTAGTTGGTCATGGATTCATAAAACCAGAACCATTTCATGATGGCAATTCAGAAACACCCAGGATGGTAGGGGGGCCGTCAATCCAACCTGATAAACAGGTGCTACAAAGTCAGGATACCGTAGAGCAATCTCCTTGTTCAGCAAGTAAAATAGTGCTGCAAGTTCAGGATACTACAGGTCAACCTTCATGTTCAACAGATAACCAGGTGAGGGAAGGTCAAGATATCTTAGCAAAACCTACTTGTTCAACAGATTTGTCTATAAGTGGCAATGCATCAGACCAATTAGAGTATACCACATGTGTTGAAGGTGCCCTTCTTAGGAACGCGATGCCAAAGGAAGCACCTGAAAGTGCTGGGCAGGTTTCTTCAGAAATGGTTTCTATGCCTGTAGGTCACAGTGGTGAGGAATTAGATGCTTCTGTTAAGATAGATACTGCAATTACTGAGGACAGAAGTGGTGATGCCCCGGAGCAGTGTGAACTGAAAATTTCAGAGGAAGTTCCTGCAGGTTCACATGGAAATGGTGAGGTTTCTGTAACTGACGAGGAAAAGATTAACTTGTCCGGTGATATGATAGAAGAAGATTCTTATGGCTCTGGTTATGAGTCTGATGGTAACACTATGTCTATGGATATAGATGAAGAGCGGCAAGAACACAATTATGAAGATGGTGAGGTCCAAGACCCGCATCTGCAAGCTGCAGAAGAGAGTCAGAAATGTGAGGAAAAAGATGTTAGTCATGGTAATTCTGAACATGAAAAGGCAAACTCTGGACTTGCTGGTGATGATCATTATATTTCATCCCTTGTTGAGGAAAATGATTCTAAAATAGAACTTTCTGAAAACAATGAAGTTACTGTGAAAGAATGCATCACCAGAACCATTGAAGATGCTGATAATGCTTCTGTGAAAGAATCACCGACAGTTGATATGCCAACTTGTGGGGCAGAGCAAGAGAGGGAAACCACAACCAttcaaagaaaatcacttgACTTATCTGGAAAGAAAGATTGTCCGGTGGGCCAGGGGACAGAACTGTCATCTGGACAAGACATTACTGCAGGTCAAGGGGTTTTAGTTTCTGTTGAGCCAGGTTCAGACAAgaacattaaaacaaataacatggAAAAGAATGAGTTGCCTGAGTTAGAGGCATCTTTAAATGGTGGTGATATGGCTAAGGATGTCAGCAGCAGCCGGAGTAGGATTATAAACTTGCCTAGAGCTTCTAATTCATCATCTCCTGGCAAGACAAGATCTATATCAGGCAGGCCTTTTTCATCATATCAAGAAAGATTACCTGACGTGCCGCTTGAGGGTGGAAAACTACATCACCAAGGGAG GGATGAAATTTATATTGATGGTCCACGCAGATTCTCAAGAGATAGACACCAAGAGCATTTTCCCAGAAACTCTAGAATGAATTTTGTTCGTGGTAGAGGGAGGATTTCCAGCCGGATTGATACTCTTCGTGGTGACAGGGATTCTGAACGTAACTATGCTTCAGAACTTTACAATGGTTCATCAGATTTTGCTGTTCGCAGATATAAATATGCTTCTGCTGTTGCTGAGGCTGATTCTGaatctattaattataatatcgCACCAGATGGTTCATTTGTAGGTACTGCACGGGGAGGGAGGAAGCTACTGGATGATGAGACGCCAGTTTTCCGCAATATACCCTCAAGGAGGCGGTCTCCTGGAGGGAGAGATGTGCCTGCTGCACGGGGCATTCAAATGGTGCATAGAGTTCCTCGAAACATTGGCGAAGAGGGTTCTGAAGTTATTGGAGCAAGGCATGCTGATAATATGAGGGGATTCCCTGATGATGGTACAGAGCAGGCATTTAGGCGACCCCAACCTTCATACGAAGGGTTAGATGGTCATTTTGTCCAAGGGACTAGGAACTATTCATCTGTTCAGAGAAGGGCTCTTCCCCAATTTCGTTCAAAATCTCCAATTAGATCTCGTTCTCCTGGTCCATGGTCATCTGCCAGAAGAAGATCTCCGGATGGGTTTGGGGGAACTTCAGAATTGTCTAATCGAAGATCACCAATTTACAGTATGGGGAGGATCAGATCACCTGACCATCCTGGTTTTCCCAGGGAAATGGTTGTTAGGAGGCATGGTTCTCCACCATTCTTATCTCGACCGCCTGATACCAGGGAAACAGATCCTGGTCATTCAAGGTCTATTATCTCTAATAGGGGCCAAACAGGAAGGGTTTTTCTCAGAAACAGTAGGAGGTTTGGTATTACAGATCCTCGAGAAAGGACGGACAGTGATGAGTTCTTTGGAGGGCCCATACACTCTGGTCGATTTCATGACCTTGGTGGTGATGGGAATGTGGAAGATAGAAGAAGGTTTAGCGAGAGGCGGGGACCTGTCCGTTCATTTAAGACTCCTTTTAATGGTGCTGGTAGTGAAAATTTTCATCTTAATCCAGAGGATGGCCCCCGACCTTTTAGGTTCTTTCCGGAAGATAATCCAGAGTTTCATGAAAGAACTAATTTGAGAGAAAGGGAGTTTGATGGACGGATTAGGAATCGTCCTGGAAATGCACCCAGAAGACCCCGAGGCATTGAAGAGCAGGAAGGAAATTACAGGCATGATAGGCAGGTATTGTATGATGGGTTTGATGATAATTCAcgaatgaaaaggaaaaggttttAA